The following coding sequences are from one Malaciobacter pacificus window:
- a CDS encoding exonuclease SbcCD subunit D C-terminal domain-containing protein, whose amino-acid sequence MRILHTSDWHLGQNFMGKSRVEEHSTFLNWLLEIIKEQNIEVLLVSGDIFDTGTPPNYALELYYNFLKELANIKTLKNTIITAGNHDSISTLKAPKQLLEVLNVNVITTGDEDENIIIPIKQDESVKAIVCAVPFLRDSVIRQANSGQTISEKEKVANSGIKAYYESAYKRAKELNQNIPIVAMGHLTTVGSRTSESERDIYIGGTLDIGGDYLGGLFDYVALGHLHINQTVSSNHVRYSGSPIPLSFSESKNTQKVNIVDINDSVEVQELEVPQMRKLIVIKGDSKTVQNELKNIEDKTSWIEVHLKDDNPMFANTEIRELATKLELTILAIKIEKSEKQIRAKELKAISLDELSVNDVFAKRVELEKIEDKEFESELIKNFKDVASKVSLNGSAT is encoded by the coding sequence ATGCGTATCTTACACACCTCAGATTGGCACTTAGGACAAAATTTTATGGGTAAAAGTAGAGTTGAAGAACACTCTACTTTTCTAAACTGGCTTTTAGAAATAATCAAAGAACAAAACATCGAAGTACTTTTAGTATCAGGGGATATTTTTGATACGGGAACTCCTCCAAACTATGCACTAGAGCTTTACTATAACTTTCTAAAAGAGTTAGCAAATATAAAGACTTTAAAAAACACTATCATAACAGCTGGAAATCACGATAGTATCTCAACACTAAAAGCACCAAAACAACTACTTGAAGTACTTAATGTAAATGTAATCACAACTGGTGATGAAGATGAAAATATCATAATACCAATAAAACAAGATGAAAGTGTAAAAGCCATAGTATGTGCAGTACCATTTTTAAGAGATAGTGTTATACGACAAGCAAACTCTGGTCAAACGATAAGCGAAAAAGAGAAAGTAGCAAATAGTGGTATAAAAGCATACTATGAAAGTGCATATAAAAGAGCAAAAGAGTTAAATCAAAATATTCCTATAGTTGCTATGGGACATCTTACAACAGTAGGAAGTAGAACAAGTGAGAGTGAAAGGGATATCTATATAGGTGGAACACTTGATATTGGTGGGGATTATTTAGGAGGTCTTTTTGACTATGTGGCATTAGGGCATCTTCATATCAATCAAACAGTTTCATCAAATCATGTGAGGTATTCTGGAAGTCCAATACCTCTAAGTTTTTCTGAGTCTAAAAATACTCAAAAGGTAAATATAGTAGATATTAATGATAGTGTAGAAGTTCAAGAACTAGAAGTACCACAAATGCGAAAGCTAATAGTTATCAAAGGTGATAGTAAAACTGTACAAAATGAACTTAAAAATATAGAAGATAAAACCTCATGGATAGAAGTTCATCTAAAAGATGATAATCCTATGTTTGCAAATACAGAAATAAGAGAACTAGCCACAAAATTAGAACTTACCATCTTAGCTATAAAAATAGAAAAAAGTGAAAAGCAAATAAGAGCAAAAGAGTTAAAAGCTATAAGCTTAGATGAACTTAGTGTCAATGATGTATTTGCAAAAAGAGTTGAGCTTGAAAAAATAGAAGACAAAGAGTTTGAAAGTGAACTAATCAAGAACTTCAAAGATGTAGCTTCGAAAGTGTCTCTTAATGGAAGTGCTACATGA
- a CDS encoding DUF2237 family protein: MQTNLFGEPLQICSTSPMTGFYRDGTCRTSIEDGGSHSVCAVVTDEFLGYSKAMGNDLTTPIPQYGFTGLKDGDRWCLCAARWYEAYKAGYAPKIDPSATSSQATKIVDKEILLKYAI; the protein is encoded by the coding sequence ATGCAAACAAATTTATTTGGAGAGCCATTACAAATATGCTCAACTTCACCAATGACGGGATTTTATAGAGATGGAACTTGTAGAACTTCAATAGAAGATGGAGGAAGTCATAGTGTTTGTGCTGTAGTTACTGATGAGTTTTTAGGATATTCAAAAGCTATGGGAAATGATTTAACAACTCCAATTCCACAGTATGGTTTTACAGGATTAAAAGATGGTGATAGATGGTGTTTATGTGCAGCTAGATGGTACGAAGCATATAAAGCTGGATATGCACCAAAAATAGACCCAAGTGCAACTTCTAGCCAAGCTACAAAGATAGTAGATAAAGAAATATTACTAAAATATGCTATTTAA
- the dgt gene encoding dGTPase, with translation MIKSLKDLLDKLSRFTNSLVYDGGICKRLYKKRFTLHREFYPSFNIETSIESNRGRILSSPALRRLQKRTQVFALELNASIRTRLTHSMEVGQNARFIAKTILDKLKKEKGLEAYGLEELENAFISTSEMTSLLHDIGNPPFGHFAEQTINAWAKNNLANILNNFSSTTKENQKLKEDLIRDICDYDGNAQAIRVITKLQRLNLSYSQILSVLKYTRGAYEIKDSNDKLNYLKKKPGFYYSEKDLIEKIQDTLEVKRAHRFPVTYIMEAADDISYLTADLEDSVEKGILSLEEIYNLIIKECEKQGETYLKEILNKQYEKAKKDDEPYQFNMFFTLVRSKLVTALVAHVSNVFISNHKEVFEGSFNSALLDYDENSEFHKSIKVIEKVSQKYIYQNKEVQTLELKGYTIINTLLEKYKPLLLLSSEDFSKLLKDKKIDCFISMRLIKRISSKQIVAYKHDVEKLDIKENEKYDLLEWYFRARLIIDYISGMTDDYALEEYRLLSALK, from the coding sequence ATGATTAAAAGTTTAAAAGATCTGCTTGATAAGCTTAGTAGGTTTACAAATTCACTAGTTTATGATGGTGGAATTTGCAAGCGGCTCTATAAAAAAAGATTTACTTTACATAGAGAATTTTACCCATCATTTAATATAGAAACTTCAATCGAAAGTAATAGAGGTAGAATATTATCTTCTCCAGCTTTAAGAAGATTACAAAAGAGAACTCAAGTTTTTGCACTAGAATTAAATGCTTCAATAAGAACAAGACTTACTCACTCAATGGAAGTAGGGCAAAATGCAAGATTTATAGCAAAAACAATATTAGATAAGCTAAAAAAAGAGAAAGGACTTGAAGCTTATGGTTTAGAAGAGTTAGAAAATGCTTTTATCTCAACATCAGAGATGACAAGTTTACTTCACGATATAGGAAATCCTCCTTTTGGACATTTTGCTGAGCAAACTATAAATGCTTGGGCTAAAAATAATTTAGCAAATATTTTAAATAATTTTAGTTCAACAACAAAAGAGAATCAAAAATTAAAAGAAGATTTAATACGAGATATTTGTGATTATGATGGAAATGCCCAAGCAATAAGAGTAATTACAAAACTTCAAAGACTTAATTTATCTTATAGCCAAATACTTTCAGTTTTAAAGTATACAAGAGGTGCATATGAAATAAAAGATTCAAATGATAAATTAAACTACTTAAAGAAAAAGCCAGGTTTTTACTATAGTGAGAAAGATTTAATCGAAAAAATCCAAGATACTTTAGAGGTAAAAAGAGCTCATAGATTTCCTGTAACATACATCATGGAAGCAGCTGATGATATCTCTTATTTAACTGCTGATTTAGAAGACTCTGTAGAAAAAGGAATTTTGTCTTTAGAAGAGATTTATAATTTGATTATAAAAGAGTGTGAAAAGCAAGGTGAAACTTACTTAAAAGAGATTTTAAATAAACAGTATGAAAAAGCAAAAAAAGATGATGAACCATATCAATTTAATATGTTTTTTACTCTAGTTCGTTCAAAGCTTGTAACAGCTTTAGTGGCTCATGTATCAAATGTATTTATCTCAAATCATAAAGAGGTTTTTGAAGGAAGTTTTAATAGTGCATTATTAGATTATGATGAAAATAGTGAATTTCATAAAAGTATAAAAGTCATAGAAAAGGTTTCACAAAAGTATATCTATCAAAACAAAGAGGTTCAAACTTTAGAGTTAAAAGGTTATACAATTATAAATACACTTCTTGAAAAATACAAACCTCTTTTATTATTAAGTAGTGAAGATTTTAGTAAACTTTTAAAAGATAAAAAGATTGATTGTTTTATATCTATGAGATTGATAAAAAGAATATCCTCAAAACAAATAGTTGCTTATAAGCACGATGTTGAAAAATTAGATATAAAAGAAAATGAGAAATATGACTTATTAGAGTGGTACTTTAGAGCTAGATTAATCATCGATTATATAAGTGGTATGACTGATGATTATGCACTTGAAGAGTACAGACTTTTAAGTGCTTTGAAATAA
- a CDS encoding transposase codes for MEIILPKISSSLSKMWTKVLNLENSLFPSLKRELQLEELSNKEQKLIKILDFAAIEKNITVVSITNTPKHREEIARAFIAKSVYNIQTTRDLIDRLHSDRTLRILCGWRYKNDIPSESKFSRVFKELSELKIAQKTHEQFVKEYLRDTLFFYNASDATKIPLREKPVKVEKEKFKPKRRGRPKKGETREPKTPSILQQQEDMKTTKQMLSLVSTQCGVGRKQNSKGNFETWIGGKLHISVVDGDIPITAIYSGANVHDSSVALPLINETSKKVSYLYDLQDAGYDSNIIRDFSKKLNHRPLIDINPKNSKELKEKIQLIKDEKKKFKILNLTQSLDTHHYNQRSMVERVNKYLKEDFGCSNIYYKGATKVASVLAFGILSVCIHQSLKLVT; via the coding sequence ATGGAAATTATTCTACCAAAAATATCTTCAAGTCTATCTAAAATGTGGACTAAGGTTTTAAATCTTGAAAATTCACTTTTTCCTTCTTTGAAAAGAGAGCTTCAATTAGAAGAGTTGTCAAATAAAGAGCAAAAGCTTATTAAGATATTAGACTTTGCTGCGATTGAAAAAAATATCACTGTCGTATCTATTACAAACACTCCAAAGCATAGAGAAGAGATTGCACGAGCATTTATTGCAAAGAGTGTTTACAATATCCAAACAACCAGAGACCTTATCGATAGACTTCATAGTGATAGAACGCTGAGGATCTTGTGTGGGTGGAGATATAAAAACGATATTCCAAGTGAGTCTAAATTTAGTAGAGTCTTTAAGGAGCTCAGTGAGCTTAAAATTGCACAAAAGACGCATGAGCAGTTTGTGAAGGAGTATCTAAGGGATACACTCTTTTTTTATAATGCAAGTGATGCAACAAAAATACCACTGAGAGAAAAACCTGTAAAAGTAGAAAAAGAAAAGTTTAAACCAAAAAGAAGAGGACGACCTAAAAAAGGTGAAACAAGAGAGCCTAAAACACCCAGTATCTTGCAGCAACAAGAAGATATGAAAACCACAAAGCAGATGCTATCTTTGGTATCAACGCAGTGTGGAGTTGGAAGAAAACAGAATTCCAAAGGCAACTTTGAAACATGGATAGGAGGGAAACTCCATATCAGTGTAGTAGATGGAGATATCCCTATTACTGCTATTTATTCAGGGGCAAATGTTCATGATAGCTCAGTAGCACTTCCTCTTATAAACGAGACAAGCAAAAAAGTATCATATCTTTATGACTTACAAGATGCAGGATACGACAGCAATATTATCAGAGATTTTTCCAAAAAACTAAATCATAGACCGCTTATTGATATCAATCCGAAGAACTCCAAAGAGTTAAAAGAAAAAATTCAACTTATAAAAGATGAAAAAAAGAAATTTAAAATTCTAAACCTTACTCAAAGTTTAGATACCCATCACTATAATCAAAGAAGTATGGTTGAGAGAGTCAATAAATACCTCAAAGAAGACTTTGGATGCAGTAATATTTATTATAAAGGAGCTACAAAAGTAGCTTCTGTTTTAGCATTTGGTATTTTATCAGTTTGTATTCATCAGAGTTTGAAACTGGTAACATAA
- a CDS encoding DUF6726 family protein has translation MSLLLKSIFILLITFLFQGCIVGTVVAAPFKVAGAVVNTVTPDIVGDTISATGDVVDMVIPF, from the coding sequence ATGAGTTTATTACTTAAATCAATTTTTATACTATTAATTACTTTTTTATTTCAAGGTTGTATTGTAGGTACAGTTGTAGCTGCACCATTCAAAGTTGCAGGTGCAGTTGTAAATACTGTAACACCAGATATTGTAGGAGATACTATCTCTGCAACAGGTGATGTAGTTGATATGGTAATACCTTTTTAA
- a CDS encoding cache domain-containing protein, with translation MNLITEKNLSKIIIYIFIIIMSSMIFAISYFYVKNTYSEFEIQMEKFVSEYYFDKKKTLKKEIDTVIDILNYNVAKENINEQESKADAIRLLNNIRFEENKSNYFFVYDIKKIDGGDDFARLVVNPNRPDLVGTLISTNYTDANGKKFREDFLRDIRQKGESFTQYAYTKPGDKDVKQKLSYFKFYEEWNWVIAVGVYTDDIEKELAIKRADLEKRVKSQVAQNIVLFLMFLSIAILISIAISQKIDDILNKYKQKVIQNENELRELNQTLENRVKEEIEKNREKEQLLVQKSKLIALGEMISNIAHQWRQPLSELSSILMFIKFKHSIGALDNETMNKKSSEADIVIEYMSQTIDDFRNFFMPKKAKENFNVYKIVKLVMSIVSSNLKSYNIDVQIDIDKKIKLNTYVNEYEQVLLNIINNARDVLIEKQIVNPCIKITAYEKDEYVVLYIEDNGGGITVEPKGKIFEPYFTTKSDSDGTGIGLYMSKIIVDKNMKGKLTVRNTQDGAKFAIFVPKENVDVKNINFEMN, from the coding sequence TTGAACTTAATAACTGAAAAGAATCTATCAAAAATAATTATTTATATATTCATTATTATTATGTCTTCTATGATTTTTGCTATTTCATATTTTTATGTAAAAAATACTTACTCTGAGTTTGAAATCCAAATGGAGAAGTTTGTTTCTGAGTACTATTTTGATAAGAAAAAGACACTAAAAAAAGAGATTGATACTGTTATTGATATTTTGAATTATAATGTTGCTAAAGAAAATATAAATGAACAAGAATCAAAGGCAGATGCAATAAGATTGTTAAATAATATTAGGTTTGAAGAGAATAAAAGTAATTACTTTTTTGTTTACGATATCAAAAAAATAGATGGAGGAGATGATTTTGCTAGATTAGTCGTAAATCCTAATAGACCTGATTTAGTAGGTACTTTAATCTCTACTAATTATACCGATGCAAACGGAAAAAAATTTAGAGAAGATTTTTTAAGAGATATTAGACAAAAAGGAGAATCTTTTACTCAGTATGCTTATACAAAGCCAGGAGATAAGGATGTAAAGCAGAAATTATCATATTTCAAGTTCTATGAAGAGTGGAATTGGGTAATCGCTGTTGGAGTTTATACAGATGATATAGAAAAAGAGTTAGCTATAAAAAGAGCAGATTTAGAAAAGAGAGTTAAAAGTCAAGTCGCTCAAAATATAGTTCTGTTTTTGATGTTTTTATCTATTGCTATATTAATTTCTATTGCTATTTCTCAAAAAATTGATGATATTTTAAATAAATATAAACAAAAAGTAATTCAAAATGAAAATGAGTTAAGGGAGTTAAATCAAACTTTAGAAAATAGAGTAAAAGAAGAGATTGAAAAAAATAGAGAAAAAGAGCAGTTATTAGTTCAAAAGTCTAAGTTAATTGCCCTTGGTGAAATGATATCAAATATAGCTCACCAATGGAGACAACCTCTTTCTGAATTATCTTCAATTTTAATGTTTATAAAGTTTAAGCACTCTATTGGGGCACTTGATAATGAAACAATGAATAAAAAATCAAGTGAAGCAGATATTGTAATAGAGTATATGTCTCAAACTATTGATGACTTTAGAAATTTCTTTATGCCTAAAAAAGCAAAAGAGAATTTTAATGTTTATAAAATAGTTAAGTTAGTGATGTCAATAGTGTCAAGCAACCTAAAAAGTTACAATATTGATGTACAAATTGATATAGATAAAAAAATAAAGTTAAATACATATGTAAATGAATATGAACAAGTGTTATTAAATATCATAAATAATGCAAGGGATGTATTAATAGAAAAGCAAATAGTAAATCCTTGTATAAAAATAACTGCTTATGAAAAAGATGAGTATGTTGTTTTGTATATTGAAGATAATGGTGGTGGAATTACAGTTGAACCAAAGGGCAAAATATTTGAACCATATTTTACAACTAAATCTGATAGTGATGGTACAGGAATTGGTCTGTATATGTCAAAGATAATTGTGGATAAAAATATGAAGGGTAAACTTACTGTTAGAAATACTCAAGATGGTGCAAAATTTGCTATTTTTGTACCAAAAGAGAATGTTGATGTGAAAAATATTAATTTTGAGATGAATTAA
- a CDS encoding response regulator transcription factor: protein MQNDFINKLSAYTVLYVEDEDGIRNNIQEILQHLFKETITAKNASEAFIKYRDSKPDLIITDIKMGSETGIDLIKKVRQSDSKTRIIITSAHTDLEYMLQAAELHLVKYIIKPITQEKLMEALEAFVKTHDGEKIYILSKNWIFDHSKSIISNDEEEFSLTKKESKFLKLLITKNRIITYEELENHIWDEDSVMTANAMRLFVKNFRKKLPENFLKNVQGTGYKIIRD, encoded by the coding sequence ATGCAAAATGATTTCATAAATAAACTTAGTGCCTATACAGTATTATATGTAGAAGATGAAGATGGTATTAGAAATAATATTCAAGAGATTCTACAACACCTTTTTAAAGAAACAATTACTGCTAAAAATGCTAGTGAAGCTTTTATAAAATACAGAGATAGTAAACCTGATTTAATTATAACTGATATTAAAATGGGAAGTGAAACTGGTATTGATTTAATAAAAAAAGTTAGACAATCTGATTCAAAAACAAGAATTATAATTACTTCAGCTCATACTGATTTGGAGTATATGTTACAAGCTGCTGAGTTACACTTAGTTAAATATATAATTAAACCCATAACTCAAGAAAAGCTAATGGAAGCATTGGAAGCTTTTGTAAAAACACATGATGGAGAGAAAATCTATATTCTTTCAAAAAATTGGATTTTTGACCATAGTAAATCAATAATTTCAAATGATGAAGAAGAATTTAGTCTAACAAAAAAAGAGAGTAAATTTTTAAAACTTCTAATCACTAAAAATAGAATCATCACATATGAAGAATTAGAAAATCATATTTGGGATGAAGATTCAGTAATGACAGCAAATGCAATGAGATTATTTGTAAAAAATTTTAGAAAAAAATTACCTGAGAACTTTTTAAAAAATGTTCAAGGAACAGGTTATAAAATCATAAGGGATTAA
- a CDS encoding S8 family peptidase → MKKYIAILISIFFIGCGGGGGSSSILNYELEKLSTTVVFPITPIGTAIDYSDYTWSLKQTSELNSYFDNLNVDSNANINMPSTIPTPTNKIKVAIIDQGFQYNHPDIADKIIDVHYINQTDITSSFHGTGVAGIIASTYLGVVPNNVELILINVDFDIPGEDQYIQAFQYAKQQGAQIINCSWGSSFDDSSYGFSQTYLDVLNDLKNNNIHVVFAAGNDSSDLDNNWNTDAEIEFVLGVGATSKDNILTDYSNYGSQIDIYAPGGDSNLGLISLDLTGSQGNNSFDSNYNFWTGTSFSTPTISGVIAILLSIDNTLTPDEIRNVLINNSDIIDGIYSKVNVQQAIDNLP, encoded by the coding sequence ATGAAAAAATATATAGCAATACTAATATCAATTTTCTTCATAGGATGTGGTGGCGGTGGCGGTAGCTCATCAATATTAAACTATGAACTAGAAAAACTATCAACAACTGTGGTTTTTCCAATTACACCAATTGGAACTGCAATTGATTATAGTGACTATACTTGGAGCTTAAAACAAACTAGTGAGTTAAATTCATATTTTGATAATTTAAATGTAGATTCTAATGCTAATATTAATATGCCAAGTACTATTCCAACACCAACAAATAAAATTAAAGTTGCAATTATTGACCAAGGTTTTCAATATAATCACCCTGATATTGCTGATAAAATAATAGATGTACACTATATAAATCAAACAGACATTACAAGTTCATTTCATGGAACTGGTGTTGCAGGGATTATAGCATCTACTTATTTAGGAGTAGTTCCTAATAATGTTGAACTAATACTTATAAATGTGGATTTTGATATACCTGGAGAAGACCAATATATACAAGCTTTCCAATATGCAAAACAACAAGGTGCGCAAATTATAAATTGTAGTTGGGGTTCATCTTTTGATGACTCATCATATGGTTTTTCACAAACTTATTTAGATGTATTAAATGACCTAAAAAACAATAATATTCATGTAGTTTTTGCAGCAGGGAATGATAGTTCAGATTTAGACAATAATTGGAACACAGATGCAGAAATTGAGTTTGTCTTAGGGGTTGGAGCAACTTCAAAAGATAATATCTTAACTGATTACTCAAATTATGGAAGCCAAATTGATATATATGCCCCAGGAGGAGATAGTAATTTAGGACTAATAAGTTTAGACTTAACTGGTTCACAAGGGAATAATAGCTTTGATTCAAACTATAACTTTTGGACGGGAACTAGTTTTTCTACACCTACAATATCTGGAGTTATTGCGATTCTACTTAGCATTGATAATACATTAACTCCTGATGAAATAAGAAATGTACTAATTAATAACTCTGATATAATTGATGGAATTTATTCAAAAGTAAATGTACAACAAGCAATAGATAACTTACCTTAG
- a CDS encoding EI24 domain-containing protein yields the protein MNEIEILIKSLKDFLTSKMLRIALVPLIVTMIVLYMLFFAAADFGISALQEVAAASQNGQEVIIDEDAPFYFVWATYLIVFLFKYSFTSWIAGFLLYTVGTVIVLQASVILSIVVIGFLTPLILGVLHKRHYSHLTLHGHGNLLSPLWVLIKSASMMILLFILLIPVYFVPVLNVIAFAFPLYYFFHKLLNYDVASTILSDEEFKTIYKKEATAFRLRTLFLYFISMIPFATLFSAVYFIIYLGHAYFIKLDELYKFDIPKSKLNENDVKREDEKPKQIEN from the coding sequence TTGAATGAAATTGAGATTTTAATAAAAAGTTTAAAAGATTTTTTAACTTCTAAGATGTTAAGAATTGCACTTGTTCCTTTAATTGTAACTATGATTGTATTATATATGCTTTTTTTTGCAGCAGCTGATTTTGGTATCTCAGCACTACAAGAAGTGGCAGCAGCTTCCCAAAATGGTCAAGAAGTAATAATAGATGAAGATGCACCTTTTTATTTTGTATGGGCAACATATTTGATTGTATTTTTATTTAAATACTCATTTACATCTTGGATCGCTGGATTTTTACTTTATACAGTTGGAACAGTTATTGTTTTACAAGCTTCAGTTATACTATCAATTGTAGTAATTGGTTTTTTAACACCACTTATTTTAGGTGTTTTACATAAAAGACATTACTCCCATTTAACACTTCATGGACATGGTAACTTACTTTCTCCTCTATGGGTTTTAATTAAAAGTGCATCTATGATGATACTTTTATTTATACTTTTAATTCCTGTTTATTTTGTGCCTGTATTAAATGTAATTGCATTTGCTTTTCCACTATACTATTTTTTCCATAAACTATTAAATTATGATGTAGCGTCTACTATTTTAAGTGATGAAGAGTTTAAAACTATTTATAAAAAAGAGGCAACTGCTTTTAGATTAAGAACACTATTTTTATATTTTATTTCTATGATTCCTTTTGCAACACTATTTAGTGCAGTGTATTTTATAATTTATTTAGGTCATGCATATTTTATTAAGCTTGATGAATTATATAAGTTTGATATACCAAAGAGTAAATTAAATGAAAATGATGTTAAAAGAGAAGATGAAAAACCAAAGCAAATAGAAAACTAA
- a CDS encoding radical SAM/SPASM domain-containing protein, with protein MHIEITNICNLKCTFCPPKLKPTSTMSLEHFDDINFQLKDFTKELAYHVVGDPLVLSNLEKYLDISLKHDLKVNITTTANNINQSHHNILMHDAIRQINFSINSYNANSHKKTFDEYINPIIEFVKYAQEQNHEYFINFRIWNLDETLSAKEFNKKVFEKINVEFNTNIDVNEVYENRPKNIRIAKKFFFHFDEYFNWPSLDNDIVSKTGTCYGLDSHFGILSNGEVVPCCLDQNAEVDLGNTNTSQIKDILNSTRVKNIQNGFKNNILHEELCQKCEYRKRFD; from the coding sequence GTGCATATTGAGATTACAAATATTTGTAATTTAAAATGTACATTTTGCCCTCCAAAACTAAAACCCACTTCAACAATGAGTTTAGAGCATTTTGATGATATAAATTTTCAACTAAAAGATTTTACAAAAGAGCTTGCATATCATGTAGTTGGGGATCCTTTAGTATTATCAAATTTAGAAAAATATTTAGATATTAGTTTAAAACATGATTTAAAAGTAAATATTACAACAACAGCTAATAATATAAATCAATCTCATCATAATATATTGATGCATGATGCAATTAGACAAATAAACTTTTCTATAAACTCATATAATGCAAATTCTCATAAAAAAACATTTGATGAGTATATAAATCCAATTATTGAGTTTGTAAAATATGCCCAAGAACAAAACCATGAGTACTTTATAAACTTTAGAATTTGGAATTTAGATGAGACTTTAAGTGCAAAAGAGTTTAATAAAAAGGTATTTGAAAAAATAAATGTTGAGTTTAATACAAATATTGATGTAAATGAAGTTTATGAAAATCGACCGAAAAATATAAGAATTGCAAAAAAGTTTTTCTTCCATTTTGATGAATATTTTAATTGGCCTAGTTTAGATAATGATATAGTTTCTAAGACGGGAACTTGTTATGGACTAGATTCCCATTTTGGAATATTAAGTAATGGAGAAGTGGTTCCTTGTTGTTTAGATCAAAATGCAGAGGTAGATTTAGGAAACACAAATACTTCACAAATAAAAGATATATTGAACTCTACAAGAGTTAAGAATATTCAAAATGGATTTAAAAATAATATTTTGCATGAAGAGTTATGCCAAAAGTGTGAATATAGAAAAAGATTTGATTAA